The Ipomoea triloba cultivar NCNSP0323 chromosome 4, ASM357664v1 DNA segment TCCCAAAATAGGTGTTTACATCAAAAGTTTGTGAGAAGAAATATATGTTGTGAGTATGAAATGGGAGTGCAGGTAGTATTTGTTGGGTCCCTCCATTTGAAGAAAGGGAAGTGGATGGCAGACAAACACACCCAACTTTGTTTGTTCCATTTTGTCCTTAGTGAATGAGGAATATTCCACTTCAATCCCATTTCCATTCCATTTCGACAGTAGTGGGCAGCAAAAAGGAAGGGAATTGTTTAATTTCCCattcattccattttttttagCAACATAGAGAGAGGCAGTGAGAGTGTCGGCAACAGACAGAGTGAAGAAaactatttttcttctttctcttcttttgtAGTTCGGAAGTTTGCAGCAGAAGGAACAAATCattttctccttcatctttGGTGCAGTTTTGCCGTGCTATTTTGTCGTGGATTTGCCGAAGCTCTTGGGTACtatttttcatcaaatattttgaggtcagcttgtatttattccaggcatcttttgaataatctcgtaatatttgtattcattttaccTTGTTCGTGgtagttgaatattttgagtacgagatattattccttttagcctgtgaatattgaagaatgttttggcctaggagttggtgtatttgatgatttgtggatgtatggctcgagtggtagcctaaaactttgtacccgagatttgtgatagtggaaattgttgttggtggcccgtggtttttccccgtggttttggggttttccacgtaaatcttgtgttccttgtgttcatatttatttttgggctattgtgtattatctcgtatttgtgtaccgtgttGGTCTTGTGATTCTAATTGTCACAGGCAGTGTGATTTTTTCCCAACAGTATTTTCCTATGAAGCGGAGTAATTAAGCGTTGATGGTTGCAAGTTTAGGAACGTCAACTGGGAACTCGTGAATCTCGTCCATCCAAGGCTTGTTGAGCTCAGCAGGATGGATTGTCTTCAACGCACGCCAAACCGCACTGTTACATTTAAACCCAGAACCAAACGCAATCTGCCATGTCCGATCTCCCTTTCTAATCCTCCCTTTAGCCTCACAATAAGCCAATTCGTACCACAAAGAACTGCTGGACGTGTTGCCAAATCGGTAAAGCGTCATTCTCGAAGGCTCCATATGCCATTCACTTAGCTCAAGCCTCTTCTCTATCTCCTCCAACACCGCCGCCCCTCCGGCGTGAACGCAGAAATGCTCGAACGCCCGCTTGAAGTCCGGCACGTACGGCTTTATTATGTTCATTTTGAGCACTTTTCTCGCGACTAATGCGGTGAAAAATAGGAGAAGTTGGGAAAAGGGGAGGACTAGTGGTCCGAGGGTGGTTATGTTTGTCTTTAAGGCGTCGCCGGCGATGGCCATTAGGTGTTTGGAAAGGGCGACGCCGGTTTTTTGGGCGGCGTCCTCTTGTTGGAAGGCGCAGGAGTAGCTCCGGTCGTCGGCGCCGTTGTGGGTGCGGACGGTGTGGAGGAGCTGGTACTTTGAGCGGCGGCGGTCGGAGGAGCGGTTGGAGAGGAGGATGGCGGCGCCGCCTATTCGGAAAATGCAATTGGAGACAAGCATTGATCGGTTGTTGCCGGTGTACCAGTTGAGAGTGAGGTTTTCCATGGTCACTACTAGGGCATAAGAGTTGGGATGCACCCTCTACAAAAGATCAAATCAAACttttaatactccataatacTTATTCTGGATGGCTATCTTCACCAAtgaacttgtggtctagtgatacAAAGTGGCTCTATCATGGGAAGTTATGGAGCCTCAGTTGGAGCTATAAAcaatgctttaaaaaaaaccCACCTATGAGGAAAACCATAGCGAATAtgtcacaaggaggtaaatcaatcTAGATTACCCATAATTGAtcaactcaaactaagaaggttaATAGACTGCTCCTAatagagtcaaacttgtaaacCTTATGTTTACAAAATCAACATCCTCACAAACTTGGATGAGGTTGTTcccaaataaagaaaaagtgtcaaataagtcCGTAAACAatacctgaaaagtcaattaggcctctaagccttttaaattttaaattgggGCAAAGAAACCCAAAAAGGGTAAATTAAATAACCTGCAAGAGTTGTTTGGCAAGGTCAATTGAAATGAGTCCAGCACTACAACCCATACCACCAAGGTTGTAGCTTGGAATGTTCCCCCAAAGCTTGTAATGGTTGACAATCATGGCGGAAAGAGAAGGAGTTGGGTTGAAGAGACTGCAATTCACCACAAGAATCCCAATATCCTTAGCCTTCACACCAGTTTTAGCCAGCAGGTCATCAATGGCACCAAACATCACCATCTCAGCCTCCTTCCTAGCCTCACCCATGCAAGGATTGGGCGGCTCTCTCAAAAGGGCTTCTGGGAAATAAGTCTTTTCACCCAACCCTGACCTCTCCAATATCCTCTTCTGAAATGACAGATTTTCCTCACTAAAAAACTTGGCTTTCTTTGATCTATCCATGAACATCTCCTTAGGGCACATAATCTCCGGTGGAGGCTTGTAACATGCAAAATCCACCAAGTATACCTTTCTAGGCCGTGTCATGAAGTAATAGAGTGCCCCCAAGAAAACCAGAAGAGCAGAGCATAGCTGGACCAACAACAAATACGTATACATGGCGTGGCTAATTAAGGAATATTGTATGTATGTGTTGCCAAGGGTTTGAAGTTTGTGCCACAATttaaagaagaaaagagggGATAGGATGAAGGGCCAAGTAAGTAGAAACATACATGCCTTGTCAAATCATtgaacatgcatgcatgtttacTATTGAAATGTGTGCATGATACAAGTAATGGAAAGCTCAAACTCACAAAGTTGATATTTGATAATAGAGATGACTaacgtctcacgggtctcaatagAGACGAGTCAGATCTTTGATGTCTCACGGATTTGAGACTTGTGAGATGGTCTCACGTACACAAGTTTTGCTCATCAGTAATTTAGTATTCATCTCAAAGTTTTTAATACAATAGATCTCCTTATACTATTATATTAGTCTACTAGAAATCtagaatattaaataattaactaatattaTTGATAGAGTTTCTCAATCTCCATGCACATTCTCAACTTAGCTCCAAACTATTGAGCCAAGTTCATTATCTTGACATTGGATTGTGATGCTAATTGGTAtgcaattaaatataaagaaataaaattgtgtattGGTACTAGCTATAATTTTTAACATATTGGTAAGGCCTTTAATCATGAAAATTGATATTAGAGCAAATTAGGAGTTTAAATTCCATTAAAAACACCCTATGTAGGGATTAGCAAGTTCGCATGGCTCACATTTCGTCTTATGCTACACAATTCTTTATTTGGTTAAGTAGAGCTTAAGGGTCGTATAGCTAAATGTCTTCATCAATTCTCTATTTGGTTAAGCAGAGTTTAAGGGTGTAGCTAAATGTCTTCATCGTATGTGTTTCAAGTGTGGTTTGTGCGCTTGCATTcacagctcaactggtcacagaGGTAAATTTGGGAGCAAAGTGTGATGTGTGTAAGTGTGACTCTAAATGCTAAATTATGATTAGAGTATTGATTCACAAGAGTTTTCAAggggaaaaaaaagagaaaaattttaacaaaagttTAACTCAAGAGCTAAAAATAGGACACGATGAAATAAATCTCATTTATTCTTCGAAGCGTGTGCAAAAGcacttttaatttagaattaccAAAGTAAAGTAATTGAACACAAATTTTTTAATCACCCAAATTACTCCTACACCGcacttaaaattttacattttcctTGATATGAAAGGAAAGAAAGTACACCCTGTTAGATTTGCGTCCAAGAGGCAATCCACTTCTCTTTAGGCCTTTTTTTTTGACCATTTTAGTGTCGAAACTAGGTTTGATGATCGTTATGAAAGTTGTAACCCATTGAATTGTCTTTCTAATAACACAAGAATTACATAATTTGGACATTCTTATGCTAAGATCTATACAAAGTATCAAGTAGTGCTCATGTTGAGCGGGAATTGTTGTTggaaattttagtaaaatcggCATTGTGAGTAACcattttgtgatacaaatatcagtggggtccactttcaatttgggttggtcaaagacaaaaaaaaaattgttatattgtaTTCTCAAAACGgatgagaaattgatttttcaaagtaacagacccatttgagttgaaaatggTTATGCATGGGAAGACTTGGAATAAGCCTTTGTCCTACATTGgactagtatatatacaaatctttttaaaaaaatttgaattgtatagcataaagaTTTTATACTCCTAGCACTTTGACGGGCATTACAG contains these protein-coding regions:
- the LOC116017127 gene encoding 3-ketoacyl-CoA synthase 20-like, giving the protein MTRPRKVYLVDFACYKPPPEIMCPKEMFMDRSKKAKFFSEENLSFQKRILERSGLGEKTYFPEALLREPPNPCMGEARKEAEMVMFGAIDDLLAKTGVKAKDIGILVVNCSLFNPTPSLSAMIVNHYKLWGNIPSYNLGGMGCSAGLISIDLAKQLLQRVHPNSYALVVTMENLTLNWYTGNNRSMLVSNCIFRIGGAAILLSNRSSDRRRSKYQLLHTVRTHNGADDRSYSCAFQQEDAAQKTGVALSKHLMAIAGDALKTNITTLGPLVLPFSQLLLFFTALVARKVLKMNIIKPYVPDFKRAFEHFCVHAGGAAVLEEIEKRLELSEWHMEPSRMTLYRFGNTSSSSLWYELAYCEAKGRIRKGDRTWQIAFGSGFKCNSAVWRALKTIHPAELNKPWMDEIHEFPVDVPKLATINA